The proteins below come from a single Tribolium castaneum strain GA2 chromosome 9, icTriCast1.1, whole genome shotgun sequence genomic window:
- the LOC135267097 gene encoding uncharacterized protein LOC135267097 isoform X1 yields the protein MQTCSSNKEETCSEISNIAADAKDSLLPSKSKHLYEETYNAYRKWRSNKKIDTTCEDTILAYFSSQLSRYKSSSLWSKYSMLRSTINLREGIDISKFPSVIPYLKRKGEGHKPQKSLILSKDHIDEFLRKADTKKHLFNKVVLIFGVAGACRRQELVTLTTTCVQDCKTHFLIKLEDTKTKVDRCFIITAGKLENVNLLELVRRYMEIRPTKTPHNRFFINYTKEKCTIQPAGIHKIGGVPAIVAKYLGLENASSYTGHCFRRSSASLLANAGATMERIKRHGGWRSTTVAEGYIEECENTKIKVANLILGEEPLACNSISSENHEKFTSLRGTESEAKNNEVVGMNICGNNNSVINVNYYYNKQ from the exons ATGCAAACGTGCAGTTCAAATAAAGAAGAAACTTGCAGCGAAATATCAAATATTGCTGCTGATGCGAAAGATTCTCTGTTACCATCAAAATCCAAGCATTTGTACGAAGAAACATATAATGCGTATCGGAAATGGCGTTCtaataagaaaattgataCAACTTGCGAAGATACCATTCTAGCGTACTTCAGCAGCCAGCTGTCCCGGTATAAAAGTTCATCATTATGGAGCAAATATTCTATGCTAAGATCAACCATCAATCTACGAGAGGGAATTGACATTAGTAAATTTCCAAGCGTCATACCTTATTTGAAACGAAAAGGTGAAGGACACAAACCACAAAAATCTCTTATATTGAGTAAAGACCATATAGAcgaatttttgagaaaagctGACACCaagaaacatttatttaataag GTTGTTCTCATATTTGGAGTAGCCGGTGCATGTAGACGTCAAGAGCTAGTGACATTAACGACAACATGTGTTCAAGACTGCAAaacccattttttaattaagctgGAAGACACCAAAACCAAAGTGGATCGATGTTTTATAATAACAGCAGGTAAACTCGAAAATGTTAATCTACTTGAACTTGTCAGAAGATATATGGAAATTCGACCCACCAAGACACCGCACAACAGATTTTTTATCAACTACACCAAGGAAAAATGTACCATTCAACCAGCTGGAATCCACAAAATTGGGGGTGTGCCTGCTATAGTGGCCAAGTATTTGGGTCTTGAAAATGCTTCTTCATATACAGGTCACTGCTTCAGACGTAGCTCAGCTTCTCTTCTGGCAAATGCAGGGGCCACTATGGAAAGGATAAAAAGACACGGAGGTTGGCGTTCAACTACAGTGGCAGAAGGTTATATCGAAGAATGtgaaaatactaaaattaaggttGCAAACTTGATCTTGGGTGAAGAACCATTGGCCTGCAATAGCATCTCTTCGGAAAATCAcgaaaaatttacaagtttGCGTGGAACCGAGAGTGAAGCAAAAAACAACGAAGTTGTAGGAATGAATATTTGTGGCAACAATAATAGTGttataaatgtaaattattattacaacaaGCAATAG
- the LOC135267097 gene encoding uncharacterized protein LOC135267097 isoform X2, whose protein sequence is MQTCSSNKEETCSEISNIAADAKDSLLPSKSKHLYEETYNAYRKWRSNKKIDTTCEDTILAYFSSQLSRYKSSSLWSKYSMLRSTINLREGIDISKFPSVIPYLKRKGEGHKPQKSLILSKDHIDEFLRKADTKKHLFNKVVLIFGVAGACRRQELVTLTTTCVQDCKTHFLIKLEDTKTKVDRCFIITAGKLENVNLLELVRRYMEIRPTKTPHNRFFINYTKEKCTIQPAGIHKIGGVPAIVAKRSSASLLANAGATMERIKRHGGWRSTTVAEGYIEECENTKIKVANLILGEEPLACNSISSENHEKFTSLRGTESEAKNNEVVGMNICGNNNSVINVNYYYNKQ, encoded by the exons ATGCAAACGTGCAGTTCAAATAAAGAAGAAACTTGCAGCGAAATATCAAATATTGCTGCTGATGCGAAAGATTCTCTGTTACCATCAAAATCCAAGCATTTGTACGAAGAAACATATAATGCGTATCGGAAATGGCGTTCtaataagaaaattgataCAACTTGCGAAGATACCATTCTAGCGTACTTCAGCAGCCAGCTGTCCCGGTATAAAAGTTCATCATTATGGAGCAAATATTCTATGCTAAGATCAACCATCAATCTACGAGAGGGAATTGACATTAGTAAATTTCCAAGCGTCATACCTTATTTGAAACGAAAAGGTGAAGGACACAAACCACAAAAATCTCTTATATTGAGTAAAGACCATATAGAcgaatttttgagaaaagctGACACCaagaaacatttatttaataag GTTGTTCTCATATTTGGAGTAGCCGGTGCATGTAGACGTCAAGAGCTAGTGACATTAACGACAACATGTGTTCAAGACTGCAAaacccattttttaattaagctgGAAGACACCAAAACCAAAGTGGATCGATGTTTTATAATAACAGCAGGTAAACTCGAAAATGTTAATCTACTTGAACTTGTCAGAAGATATATGGAAATTCGACCCACCAAGACACCGCACAACAGATTTTTTATCAACTACACCAAGGAAAAATGTACCATTCAACCAGCTGGAATCCACAAAATTGGGGGTGTGCCTGCTATAGTGGCCAA ACGTAGCTCAGCTTCTCTTCTGGCAAATGCAGGGGCCACTATGGAAAGGATAAAAAGACACGGAGGTTGGCGTTCAACTACAGTGGCAGAAGGTTATATCGAAGAATGtgaaaatactaaaattaaggttGCAAACTTGATCTTGGGTGAAGAACCATTGGCCTGCAATAGCATCTCTTCGGAAAATCAcgaaaaatttacaagtttGCGTGGAACCGAGAGTGAAGCAAAAAACAACGAAGTTGTAGGAATGAATATTTGTGGCAACAATAATAGTGttataaatgtaaattattattacaacaaGCAATAG